The following nucleotide sequence is from Catonella massiliensis.
AAGATGTTAATTATCAACTTTTTACAGAATCTGTATGGCAAGAAATTTCAACTATTACTAAAGAGGATGAATTAAAAAATGAAATTTTGAGGATGGTAGACTTATTTGATAAAAAAGAAATGCACCCAAATTCATTATCAGGAGGTGAAAAACAACGATTATTACTTGCTATGTCAATGCTGAGCAGGAAGCCCATCGTAATTTTCGATGAACCGACAAGCGGACTATGTAAAAGGCAGATGGATATTTTGATTGTATTTCTTAATAAAATGACCGAACAAGGAAAGATAATTATCATAATCACACACGATTATGAATTTATAGATAGATGTAACGGAAAAGTATATGAGTTTGTGAAATAAATATAGGTAAAGGAGAATGATACGATGAAAGAAGATATGAAAACACAACTATTAACAAAAAGTCCTAAAGAACTGTTATTTAAGTTGGCAATTCCCGGAATAATCGGGATGATTGTCATAGGGTTGTATCCATTTATGGATGGTGTGTTTGCAGGATGGCTCATTGGTGATTATGCTATGTCAGCCATTAGTGTATCCATGTCTTTAACAATAATCAATGGTGGAATATCGGCATTGATTGGCGTTGGAAGTGCCTCAATATTATCAAGAGCAATCGGAAAGGGCGATAAAGAAACGACAGATAAAATATTCGGGAATTTTTGTTACTGGGTAATATTTTTCTCTGTAATTATCACAATATTTGGCTTGATTTTTGCACCTCATTTTTTAGATTTGGTAGGTGCTAAAGGAAATATTAAAGAACTCGGTGTGAGATATTTAAGAGTAGTTTTCTTTGGCTCTATATTTGTGAATTTTGCTCAAGCGGGAAATATGACAATGCGTGGCGAAGGTGCATTAAAGCAATCTATGATGATTATGGGAGCGGGAGCTATATTAAACATTATTTTAGATCCTATTTTTATGAAGTTGATGGGTGAATATGCGATTGAAGGTGCAGCTATTGCCACTGTTATATCTCAAATTGTACAAGCAATATTGACATTCCACTATTTTTCAAAGAAAAGTGCTTTTGTGGGTATCCATAAAATTCAAAAATACAAGGCAATTTATAGCGAAATGTTTAGTATAGGAAGTTCGGCAATGATGATGCAAATTTTATTTGCAGTACAGCAAACATTTTTGTTTAAGCAAGCCTTTGCGTATGGAGGAGATGATTGGGGAATTTTGATGTCTGCTACAATGCGATTATATATGTTTTCCTTTATTCCACTGTGGGGTATGAGTCAAGGCTTACAACCTGTTATTGGAGCTAATTTCGGAGCAAAACAATACGGAAGAGTAAAAGATACGATGAAGATTTTTATGTATGGTGCAACAATTCTTGCAGCAGCTTCATGGATACCATCAATGTTTTGTTCAGAAAAATTACTATCATTATTCAGTGTGAGAAGGGAGATTATTGAAGTTGGTGTTGTAAATTTTAAGATGTTTTATTCTACATTCATCTTATATGGAATTATGATTATGACACTTACATTTTT
It contains:
- a CDS encoding MATE family efflux transporter; translation: MKEDMKTQLLTKSPKELLFKLAIPGIIGMIVIGLYPFMDGVFAGWLIGDYAMSAISVSMSLTIINGGISALIGVGSASILSRAIGKGDKETTDKIFGNFCYWVIFFSVIITIFGLIFAPHFLDLVGAKGNIKELGVRYLRVVFFGSIFVNFAQAGNMTMRGEGALKQSMMIMGAGAILNIILDPIFMKLMGEYAIEGAAIATVISQIVQAILTFHYFSKKSAFVGIHKIQKYKAIYSEMFSIGSSAMMMQILFAVQQTFLFKQAFAYGGDDWGILMSATMRLYMFSFIPLWGMSQGLQPVIGANFGAKQYGRVKDTMKIFMYGATILAAASWIPSMFCSEKLLSLFSVRREIIEVGVVNFKMFYSTFILYGIMIMTLTFFQSIGDGKKAGMIVMLRQLVLFIPAILLFPKVFGASAVWWTEPIVDFSMIMLGLFLMLNGLRKMGKQQITNSFR